One genomic window of Coffea eugenioides isolate CCC68of chromosome 1, Ceug_1.0, whole genome shotgun sequence includes the following:
- the LOC113771242 gene encoding uncharacterized protein LOC113771242 yields the protein MLTYRKSDELEIIGYIDSDYAGCKDTMKSTSGYVYLLAGGVISWKSAKQSLIASFTMAAEFITCYEASNQGIWLRNFITELRVVDGFERPLKLFCDNKSAVLYSNNNRSSTKSKHIDIKFLAVKERVQNGQLSIEHIGTNSMVADPLTKGLPPKLFHEHTTHMGVVLLNDDQLVRKGSPTGNFSVSVALEELRQKSNGSQISKYIWSSALPKKLSFFVWRLVLLLRKGSGNRGTSIWVWASGLFYLGSFWQTIRDFEEGVPRDFPLLMSWFLSHRMVNENHIRVIIPMVALWFIWRARNHTRFEGSRMSAESIIWQVGNLIEQLGDSQKLGRLFRGDGDCVWARGRRAAAVRRPYLVAWVKPLAHYLKLNTDASVTATGAFGGGVVRSNEGKMIFAFYKEFGEASVVHAEALALLAGLTYCQERHLTGVRVESDSEALVRMVASEALACWPLCNALRRIRSILTNLEATLSHVYRQANMVADAIASAHLGHDVLYNEEASLPRRIKVLLGLDRLGVPYIRH from the exons atgctcacgtatcggAAGTCAGATGAGTTAGAGATCATTGGGTATATTGATTCCGATTATGCTGGATGCAAAGATACTATGAAGTCAACGTCAGGTTATGTGTACTTGTTGGCTGGAGGTGTCATTTCTtggaagagtgctaaacagtccCTCATAGCATCTTTCACTATGGCTGCAGAATTTATAACTTGTTATGAAGCATCCAACCAAGGAATTTGGCTGCGAAATTTCATCACAGAATTACGTGTAGTGGATGGTTTTGAAAGACCACTTAAATTATTCTGTGACAATAAGTCAGCAGtcttatattccaataacaaTAGGAGCTCAAccaaatctaaacatatagatatcaaaTTTCTGGCTGTTAAAGAAAGAGTACAGAATGGACAGTTATCGATAGAACACAtcgggacaaactccatggttgcggatccgcttactaagggaTTGCCACCCAAATTGTTTCATGAACATACTACTCATATGGGTGTCGTGTTATTAAATGAT GATCAACTGGTTCGGAAGGGGTCACCCACTGGCAATTTCTCGGTGTCAGTGGCTTTGGAGGAGCTTCGCCAGAAGAGCAATGGATCGCAGATAAGCAAGTACATCTGGAGTTCTGCTTTACCAAAGAAGCTCTCTTTCTTCGTCTGGCGTTTG GTGCTCTTGCTGCGGAAGGGCTCGGGAAACAGGGGAACATCTATTTGGGTCTGGGCCAGTGGCCTCTTCTATCTGGGGTCATTTTGGCAAACAATTCGGGATTTTGAGGAGGGGGTTCCACGGGATTTCCCCCTGCTAATGTCATGGTTCTTGTCCCATCGGATGGTGAACGAGAACCATATACGGGTGATTATTCCTATGGTGGCTCTGTGGTTTATCTGGCGAGCTAGGAATCATACGAGGTTCGAGGGATCGAGGATGAGCGCGGAGAGTATTATATGGCAAGTGGGAAACCTAATAGAGCAATTGGGGGACTCACAGAAGCTAGGGCGCTTGTTTCGGGGAGACGGGGATTGTGTCTGGGCTAGAGGGAGGCGTGCGGCAGCAGTGCGGCGGCCTTACCTGGTGGCATGGGTCAAACCTCTTGCGCATTATCTGAAACTGAACACGGATGCGAGTGTCACTGCAACTGGAGCGTTTGGAGGAGGCGTAGTCCGGTCCAACGAAGGGAAGATGATCTTTGCCTTCTACAAGGAGTTCGGGGAGgcgagtgtggtacatgctgagGCACTGGCTCTATTGGCAGGGCTAACCTATTGTCAGGAAAGGCATCTAACAGGGGTAAGGGTAGAGAGCGATTCTGAGGCTCTCGTTCGAATGGTCGCCTCGGAGGCTTTGGCATGCTGGCCGCTATGCAACGCTCTGCGGAGGATACGATCTATACTGACGAATCTGGAAGCGACACTCAGTCACGTTTATCGTCAAGCGAATATGGTCGCTGAT